One segment of Leptospira langatensis DNA contains the following:
- a CDS encoding LBF_4227 family protein, which yields MASNKSSSEDISQDGTDKQDGPSFINFELKEHLLAFINSIAEYFETLLLYAKKVAVEQIINGVQAYLFLRVGLFFISLSILFLLGAFFLYLQRISGGDPLPALLGTGGLCFGISLISFLLVAKKFKS from the coding sequence TTGGCTTCAAATAAATCAAGTTCAGAAGATATTTCTCAGGACGGCACTGACAAGCAGGATGGGCCCTCATTCATTAATTTTGAACTGAAGGAACACCTGCTCGCATTCATTAATTCTATTGCCGAGTATTTCGAGACGCTGCTCCTATATGCAAAAAAGGTAGCAGTCGAACAAATTATTAACGGAGTTCAGGCTTACCTATTCTTAAGAGTAGGCCTATTTTTTATTAGCCTCAGTATCCTATTCTTACTTGGCGCATTCTTCCTATATTTGCAAAGGATATCAGGAGGAGATCCATTACCTGCCCTTCTCGGAACAGGAGGATTGTGTTTTGGAATCTCGCTTATCTCGTTTCTGCTAGTCGCAAAAAAGTTTAAAAGTTAG
- a CDS encoding DUF883 family protein, with translation MSKAENLGEELQILKDKAKQITGKAREEYLEHVSDLKEKLKQVTGETSEKAKQIIDQTGAYIKENPQKATLISLGVGVGLGVIIGMLIGRRK, from the coding sequence ATGTCTAAAGCCGAGAATTTAGGTGAGGAACTCCAGATCTTAAAAGATAAGGCCAAACAGATCACTGGAAAGGCCAGGGAGGAATATTTGGAACACGTATCAGATTTGAAAGAAAAACTAAAGCAGGTCACCGGCGAGACTAGCGAGAAAGCTAAGCAAATCATAGATCAGACCGGTGCTTATATTAAAGAAAACCCGCAAAAAGCTACTTTGATTAGCTTAGGTGTAGGCGTCGGGCTTGGCGTCATTATTGGAATGTTAATCGGTCGAAGAAAGTAA
- a CDS encoding 4a-hydroxytetrahydrobiopterin dehydratase: MVDSPKLLSIEELRKELPQFWTIIENSDIPKIQRIYNFNRYMDCLAMVNRLAELANEMDHHPDILLTYGAVKVEIFTHSLKGVSTFDLQYAKFAEKLFASMP, from the coding sequence ATGGTTGATTCTCCTAAACTACTTTCGATTGAGGAGTTGAGGAAGGAACTCCCTCAGTTTTGGACAATCATCGAAAACTCTGATATTCCAAAAATTCAACGAATTTATAATTTCAATAGATATATGGATTGTTTAGCTATGGTGAACCGACTCGCTGAACTTGCGAATGAGATGGATCATCATCCGGATATTCTTTTAACTTACGGCGCGGTTAAGGTTGAGATATTTACTCACTCTTTAAAAGGCGTATCTACTTTTGATTTGCAATATGCGAAATTTGCTGAAAAGCTTTTCGCGTCAATGCCCTGA
- a CDS encoding DUF1564 family protein, whose translation MSRTGNKHTFYKSTSQSISVERRPSRLRPVSTLLIPPHLEKFVRKQGVTRLLKETLRVQRNILKTPKRINSYSTNTRYQRMREKLLEERYVKFNFRPEQNDWAQLRNLALSHGVSMCYLFVFLVEEYKGKQFSSDANPLWQIKAAICLNTRQHTFFRELWILEYSDTDYMPISNKRAPAGPKLAS comes from the coding sequence ATGAGCAGAACAGGAAATAAACACACCTTCTATAAATCGACTTCGCAAAGCATCTCTGTAGAACGACGCCCTTCCAGGTTACGTCCAGTTTCTACACTTTTGATCCCTCCTCATTTAGAGAAATTTGTAAGAAAACAAGGCGTAACGCGACTATTGAAAGAAACGTTAAGGGTGCAAAGAAACATTCTTAAAACGCCGAAAAGAATAAATAGTTATTCCACAAATACAAGATATCAGCGAATGCGGGAAAAGCTCCTCGAAGAAAGATATGTAAAATTCAACTTCAGGCCGGAACAAAATGATTGGGCACAATTACGAAACTTGGCCCTCAGTCACGGGGTCTCGATGTGCTATTTGTTCGTATTTCTGGTAGAAGAATACAAAGGAAAACAATTTTCCAGCGACGCCAACCCACTATGGCAGATAAAAGCGGCCATTTGTTTGAATACGAGGCAGCACACTTTCTTCCGGGAACTTTGGATATTAGAATATTCTGATACTGACTATATGCCTATTTCGAACAAGCGAGCGCCGGCAGGCCCGAAACTAGCCTCATAA
- a CDS encoding response regulator transcription factor yields the protein MKNILVIEDDPDIGNLIRKSLDSAHYRTTIQTSGEEGLKYYKANHPDLLILDLSLPDIDGMDVCRTVRRNDENTPIFIVTARNEEIDRIMGLELGADDYITKPFSVRELKTRVDVFFRRWDKKAGIKPNIGSGGEIIRGSLKIDPVRRRVTLKDQVINISRKEFDILQLMATSPGKVFSREMILEAVWGMEWDGFERMIDSHIKRIRSKLEKNSAQPEWIETIWGIGYRFTDNYDNIVILD from the coding sequence ATGAAGAACATTTTGGTAATCGAAGACGATCCAGACATCGGTAATTTAATCCGAAAGTCTCTGGATTCTGCTCATTATCGAACGACGATTCAAACCTCCGGGGAAGAAGGGCTTAAATATTATAAAGCGAACCACCCTGATTTGTTAATTCTTGACCTTTCCTTGCCAGATATAGATGGAATGGATGTATGTCGCACCGTCCGTCGTAACGATGAAAACACACCTATCTTTATCGTTACAGCCCGAAATGAAGAGATCGATCGAATTATGGGTCTTGAATTAGGTGCAGATGATTATATCACAAAACCTTTTTCAGTAAGAGAATTGAAAACAAGGGTCGATGTCTTTTTTCGTAGATGGGATAAGAAAGCCGGAATTAAGCCCAATATAGGCAGCGGCGGAGAAATCATTCGAGGCTCGTTGAAAATAGATCCCGTACGTCGTAGAGTAACTTTGAAAGATCAAGTTATCAATATCTCGCGTAAGGAATTCGATATTCTGCAATTAATGGCAACTTCTCCAGGCAAGGTTTTCTCCAGAGAAATGATACTTGAGGCAGTTTGGGGAATGGAATGGGACGGTTTCGAAAGAATGATCGATTCCCACATTAAAAGAATTCGCTCCAAACTTGAGAAGAACTCAGCGCAGCCTGAATGGATCGAAACAATCTGGGGAATTGGTTATAGGTTCACTGACAATTATGATAATATTGTTATTCTAGACTAG
- a CDS encoding DUF4279 domain-containing protein, translating into MKADTPSFPRSWALIAISDPGLDVHNLTRELGIRPDLSVNRGVPSISGNQITSPLWQIHSKKDANLPLEEHIWELLERIAPHRKEFQNICSKYPVILYCSVEYNNGSLDETTLSPKTLLLIGNLGLRLAFHAWKLPEKRRRSEDQQ; encoded by the coding sequence ATGAAAGCGGATACTCCGTCATTTCCAAGAAGTTGGGCTTTAATAGCGATTTCGGATCCCGGGCTTGATGTTCACAACTTGACTCGTGAGCTCGGAATTCGTCCTGATCTATCAGTTAATAGAGGAGTTCCTTCCATTTCTGGAAACCAGATCACTTCTCCGTTGTGGCAGATACACTCAAAGAAGGATGCAAATCTTCCCCTGGAAGAACATATTTGGGAACTTTTAGAGCGAATAGCTCCTCATCGAAAAGAATTTCAGAATATCTGCTCTAAATATCCTGTAATTCTATATTGTTCAGTAGAATATAATAATGGTAGCTTGGACGAGACTACTCTAAGTCCTAAAACTTTGTTACTTATTGGAAATCTTGGACTTCGGCTTGCGTTTCATGCATGGAAGCTGCCGGAAAAAAGAAGGAGATCAGAGGATCAGCAATAA
- a CDS encoding STAS domain-containing protein — MENIRKYTYFEIRKKAKVVEIEPISSEINDQIINELRSVLAMAFYETNRHVKLEMSKFESLPFSVVEKLIKFAMDLREKNRVFILSKPSPQIRKYIRTFSLDELLLIL; from the coding sequence ATGGAGAACATTAGAAAATATACTTACTTTGAAATAAGAAAAAAAGCCAAGGTGGTAGAAATCGAGCCAATTTCATCTGAAATAAACGACCAAATAATAAACGAACTCAGATCAGTCCTGGCGATGGCTTTCTACGAAACAAACCGGCACGTGAAGTTGGAGATGTCCAAATTCGAAAGTTTACCGTTCTCAGTAGTGGAAAAATTAATCAAATTCGCAATGGATTTAAGAGAAAAGAATCGAGTGTTTATTTTATCTAAACCCTCGCCCCAAATTCGAAAGTACATTCGTACCTTTTCCCTAGACGAATTATTGCTGATCCTCTGA
- the epmA gene encoding EF-P lysine aminoacylase EpmA, whose product MKLTNLEILSRRSQFLQAIRTFFAEKEFWELDTPSLKKIPGMEPYLDPFIVNSPSGDEKGYLITSPEYSLKQALALGAKQVYELAHTFRSGERGSSFHTAEFLMLEFYKTDSNLDQTMDLVEELIRNVSAKLGLPMQKGPFNRRSVKDLLQEFVGIDWDRKSLESKISELALTNLPLEKMEYEDCFFLIFLNLIEPKFPSEFQFIYDYPPEMAALSRIEDGVAKRFELYFGQIELSNAFFELLDPIEQRGRFEREQGTRKKLGKEVFPMHEEFLLALEKGLPECSGVSIGLDRLLMVLLGCSSLAEVSPYWREI is encoded by the coding sequence ATGAAACTAACCAATCTGGAAATCCTGAGCCGACGGTCTCAATTTTTGCAAGCGATTCGAACTTTTTTTGCAGAAAAAGAGTTCTGGGAGTTGGACACTCCCTCACTCAAGAAAATTCCCGGGATGGAACCCTATCTTGATCCATTTATAGTGAATTCTCCGTCTGGAGATGAAAAGGGATATCTGATAACTTCTCCTGAATATTCATTAAAGCAGGCTTTGGCTTTGGGAGCGAAGCAAGTATATGAATTAGCGCATACTTTTAGATCTGGCGAGAGAGGGAGTTCCTTCCATACTGCGGAATTTCTCATGTTAGAGTTTTACAAAACCGATTCGAATTTGGATCAGACTATGGATCTGGTTGAAGAACTAATTCGTAACGTGTCAGCAAAATTAGGCCTTCCAATGCAAAAAGGGCCCTTTAATAGAAGATCTGTGAAGGATCTCCTTCAAGAATTTGTCGGTATCGATTGGGATAGAAAGTCTCTCGAATCAAAAATATCTGAATTGGCTCTCACTAATCTTCCTTTGGAGAAAATGGAATATGAGGACTGCTTTTTCCTAATATTCCTGAATTTGATTGAACCTAAATTTCCTTCGGAATTTCAATTCATCTACGACTACCCACCGGAAATGGCTGCACTTTCTCGAATTGAGGACGGAGTAGCAAAGAGATTCGAGCTGTATTTCGGACAAATCGAATTATCGAACGCCTTTTTCGAGTTGCTGGACCCAATCGAGCAAAGGGGGCGTTTTGAGCGGGAGCAGGGGACCCGTAAAAAATTGGGAAAGGAAGTTTTTCCTATGCATGAGGAGTTCCTTCTCGCCCTGGAAAAAGGACTACCTGAATGTTCTGGGGTCTCCATCGGGCTCGATCGCCTTCTCATGGTTTTACTGGGTTGCTCTTCGCTTGCCGAAGTTAGCCCTTACTGGAGAGAGATCTAA
- a CDS encoding OmpA family protein: MTKKQNYYVTIKGKKFDRGLIELADEATSGKRDGRISINDAKRLLNAVKDNNTYTDIEKKTMEYIRENYKFTEKADEWFRTEIRKWAAEKSSHSKSGEQEEYTSHDEAIGLMVPHSSDLHSKGYSGYIPTPSAGQPKKQSRIPVLILSLIILFGFGIGVYYAFRKKPNSHVPSSESVEAKKKAPKVEPEVVEKKKSEGVPSSENKGFFDFLSDKKEPAQLAGKDAELAAKIQSSPIFFDKNDIKVPHSHRRALDSLSFLLKKHSDIKALLTGHASQEGTERANLKVSRLRAEMVRDYLLGNGIESSRLILEAKGSEQLGQNKNSEAAKEKSRRVDIQIVK, from the coding sequence ATGACTAAAAAGCAAAATTACTACGTCACTATCAAAGGTAAGAAGTTTGATCGCGGCTTGATTGAACTCGCGGATGAGGCTACTTCCGGTAAGAGAGATGGTAGGATCTCCATCAACGATGCTAAGAGGCTTCTGAATGCGGTTAAGGATAATAATACATATACTGACATCGAAAAGAAGACGATGGAGTATATTCGAGAGAATTACAAATTCACTGAAAAAGCGGATGAGTGGTTCAGAACCGAAATTCGCAAATGGGCTGCAGAAAAATCTTCACATTCAAAATCCGGGGAACAAGAGGAATATACATCACATGACGAGGCAATTGGTTTAATGGTTCCTCATTCTTCAGATTTACACTCGAAAGGCTATTCAGGCTATATTCCAACTCCTTCCGCCGGTCAGCCGAAGAAACAAAGTCGGATTCCAGTTTTAATTCTTTCTCTTATTATCTTATTTGGGTTCGGTATCGGAGTTTATTACGCTTTCAGAAAGAAGCCTAATTCCCATGTTCCGAGTTCAGAATCGGTCGAAGCTAAGAAGAAAGCTCCGAAGGTAGAGCCGGAAGTTGTTGAAAAGAAAAAGTCGGAAGGAGTTCCTTCCTCTGAAAATAAGGGATTCTTTGATTTTCTTTCTGATAAGAAGGAGCCGGCTCAGTTAGCCGGAAAAGACGCCGAACTTGCTGCAAAAATTCAATCTTCTCCTATTTTCTTTGATAAAAATGATATCAAGGTTCCGCATTCTCACAGAAGGGCATTGGATTCTTTGAGTTTTCTGCTAAAAAAGCATTCTGATATAAAGGCCCTGCTGACCGGGCATGCCTCCCAGGAAGGGACAGAAAGAGCAAATCTGAAAGTTTCTCGTTTACGGGCGGAAATGGTAAGAGATTATCTCCTTGGGAACGGAATAGAAAGTTCTAGATTAATTCTCGAAGCAAAAGGCTCCGAGCAACTTGGGCAGAATAAAAATTCGGAAGCTGCAAAAGAGAAAAGTCGAAGAGTCGATATTCAAATTGTTAAATAA
- a CDS encoding aconitate hydratase, with protein MAFDIDMIRARYEKLGSLVQKARELVGRPLTLTEKILYSHLWEGTPTATFERGKSYVDFAPDRVAMQDATAQMALLQFMSAGRNKVAVPSTVHCDHLITAKEGSSSDLASASTENKEVYDFLSSVSNKYGIGFWKPGAGIIHQVVLENYAFPGGMMIGTDSHTVNAGGLGMVAIGVGGADACDVMAGLPWELKWPKLIGVKLTGKLNGWTSAKDVILKVAGILTVKGGTGAIVEYFGEGASALSCTGKGTICNMGAEIGATTSTFAYDESMERYLRSTGRAEIADLANGVKEHLTADKEVYASPEKFFDQVIEINLSELEPHVNGPFTPDLATPISKMKEEAKKNGWPTKVEVGLIGSCTNSSYEDIARAASLANQAAEKSLKPKAEFTITPGSELVRFTIERDGYIKVFEKIGAKVFANACGPCIGMWSRVGAEKKEKNTIVHSFNRNFQSRNDGNPNTYAFVASPELVTALAIAGDLTFDPNNDTLVNEKGEKVKLDPPNGDELPKKGFDVKDPGYQAPAADGSGIQVIVNPSSNRLQLLAPFAKWEGTDLSDLNLLIKVKGKCTTDHISMAGPWLKFRGHLDNISNNLLIGATNIFNEKINSVKNQLDGSYDEVPKVQRQYKAKGIGSIVVGDENYGEGSSREHAAMEPRFLGVRAVLVKSFARIHETNLKKQGMLALTFADKADYDKIQEDDKIDILGLTNFKEGAPLTLVLHHKNGSKEEFKVNHTYNAQQIEWFKAGSALNLIGGKK; from the coding sequence ATGGCATTTGATATAGATATGATTCGCGCCCGGTATGAAAAGCTCGGGTCCTTGGTCCAGAAAGCGAGGGAATTGGTCGGACGCCCCCTAACGCTGACTGAAAAGATTCTTTATTCTCATTTATGGGAAGGAACTCCCACCGCAACCTTCGAAAGAGGAAAATCCTATGTCGATTTCGCTCCCGACCGAGTTGCAATGCAAGACGCAACCGCCCAGATGGCACTTTTACAATTTATGTCTGCCGGTCGTAACAAGGTAGCAGTTCCTTCTACAGTACATTGCGACCACTTGATCACCGCTAAAGAAGGTTCTTCTTCGGATCTTGCTTCTGCCTCTACCGAGAACAAAGAAGTCTATGACTTTCTTTCTTCTGTTTCCAACAAGTATGGGATTGGATTTTGGAAACCTGGTGCAGGGATCATTCACCAAGTAGTATTAGAAAATTATGCTTTTCCTGGCGGGATGATGATCGGGACCGATTCTCATACTGTAAACGCTGGCGGTTTGGGAATGGTGGCTATCGGAGTCGGTGGGGCGGATGCTTGCGATGTGATGGCTGGACTTCCTTGGGAATTGAAATGGCCAAAGTTGATCGGAGTGAAGCTGACTGGAAAACTTAACGGTTGGACTTCTGCGAAAGATGTTATCTTGAAAGTTGCGGGCATTCTTACCGTTAAAGGTGGAACCGGGGCCATCGTTGAATATTTCGGAGAGGGGGCTTCTGCTCTTTCTTGCACTGGTAAGGGAACCATATGCAACATGGGCGCGGAGATTGGAGCTACAACTTCGACTTTTGCCTATGATGAATCGATGGAGAGATACCTACGTTCTACTGGTAGAGCGGAAATTGCTGATCTTGCAAACGGAGTGAAGGAACACCTAACCGCGGATAAAGAAGTTTATGCAAGCCCTGAAAAATTCTTCGACCAAGTCATCGAGATCAATCTTTCCGAGTTAGAGCCTCACGTGAATGGACCGTTTACTCCCGATTTGGCGACCCCAATCTCTAAAATGAAGGAAGAAGCTAAGAAGAACGGTTGGCCTACGAAAGTAGAAGTCGGACTGATCGGTTCCTGTACGAATTCTTCCTATGAGGATATTGCAAGAGCGGCCTCTCTTGCAAATCAAGCAGCTGAAAAATCTCTGAAGCCTAAAGCGGAGTTTACTATCACTCCTGGTTCAGAGTTGGTTCGCTTCACGATCGAGAGAGACGGGTATATTAAGGTTTTTGAAAAGATCGGCGCGAAGGTTTTTGCAAACGCTTGCGGTCCTTGTATCGGTATGTGGTCTCGCGTAGGTGCGGAGAAGAAGGAAAAGAATACGATTGTGCATTCCTTTAACCGTAACTTCCAGTCTAGGAATGATGGAAACCCGAACACATACGCATTTGTCGCTTCTCCTGAATTAGTGACTGCTCTTGCAATTGCTGGGGATCTTACTTTCGATCCGAACAATGATACCCTTGTAAATGAGAAGGGTGAGAAGGTAAAATTGGATCCTCCGAATGGGGATGAACTTCCTAAAAAAGGATTCGATGTGAAGGATCCGGGTTATCAAGCTCCTGCAGCAGATGGCTCAGGGATCCAAGTGATCGTAAATCCTTCTTCTAACCGTTTGCAGCTCTTGGCTCCATTTGCTAAATGGGAAGGAACCGATCTATCGGATCTGAATCTTCTCATAAAGGTAAAAGGAAAATGTACTACAGACCATATTTCTATGGCAGGTCCTTGGTTGAAGTTCCGTGGGCATTTGGACAATATTTCAAATAACCTTCTGATCGGTGCTACCAATATCTTTAACGAGAAGATCAATAGCGTGAAGAATCAACTCGACGGTTCTTACGATGAGGTTCCAAAAGTCCAACGTCAGTATAAGGCAAAAGGGATCGGTTCTATCGTAGTAGGGGACGAGAATTACGGAGAAGGTTCTTCTCGTGAGCATGCCGCAATGGAGCCTAGATTCTTGGGAGTTCGCGCGGTACTTGTGAAATCTTTTGCTCGTATCCACGAAACTAACTTGAAAAAGCAAGGGATGCTCGCCCTTACTTTCGCCGATAAGGCTGACTATGATAAGATCCAGGAAGACGACAAGATCGACATTCTCGGATTGACTAACTTCAAGGAAGGAGCTCCTCTTACTTTGGTCTTACATCATAAGAATGGAAGTAAGGAAGAATTCAAAGTAAACCATACTTATAACGCTCAACAGATCGAGTGGTTTAAGGCGGGGAGTGCTTTGAATCTGATCGGAGGAAAGAAATAA
- a CDS encoding TetR/AcrR family transcriptional regulator: MVRAAKKKTKKAKPSKGTAAASRKDPKKRDRTATERALMRAGIQVFAEKGYDAATTKDIAKTAGANEALIMRYFGGKKGLLEAILTRTEDFDRSISHNKDAEAKDYTHLDEALVESIYEKCSDYSHYSDFMKVAVSRIILDPDVSRIIQRKIYTKALPEMIQELERFKKAGEIDSKADLKSVAFGISSLTFALGFMAQVVYKIPEAEVKTTIKEMVRLLHKGLKPESRA, translated from the coding sequence ATGGTCCGAGCAGCTAAAAAGAAAACGAAGAAAGCAAAACCTTCCAAAGGCACAGCCGCCGCCTCTCGTAAAGATCCCAAGAAAAGAGATAGAACTGCAACTGAGCGTGCACTGATGAGGGCAGGGATCCAAGTATTCGCGGAAAAAGGATACGACGCAGCCACCACAAAAGATATCGCAAAAACTGCCGGAGCAAATGAAGCGCTTATTATGCGTTATTTCGGCGGGAAGAAGGGACTACTTGAGGCAATCCTCACTAGAACCGAAGACTTTGATAGGTCGATTTCGCATAACAAAGATGCTGAAGCGAAGGACTATACACATCTAGATGAAGCTTTGGTAGAATCCATTTACGAAAAATGTTCCGACTATAGTCATTATTCGGACTTTATGAAGGTTGCAGTAAGCAGGATCATACTGGATCCGGATGTAAGTAGGATCATCCAAAGAAAAATCTACACAAAAGCCCTTCCCGAAATGATCCAGGAGCTAGAGAGATTCAAAAAAGCAGGAGAGATCGATTCTAAAGCGGATCTGAAATCCGTCGCTTTCGGGATTTCTTCTCTTACCTTCGCACTGGGATTCATGGCTCAAGTCGTTTATAAGATCCCGGAAGCCGAAGTAAAGACGACCATCAAGGAAATGGTGCGGCTTTTGCATAAGGGGCTCAAACCGGAATCAAGAGCATAA
- a CDS encoding ArnT family glycosyltransferase, protein MFLSGKDSFYFSLLVILNIILLLPGSGGNALLTQGDESMHIATIRESLASSSYLFPKFEGILNLYKPPALFWVGMASDALLGVGYFSERFPSFLLFCGTSVLIYIGLRRAKGSVRSSFSVALAYTLTLGVFKFSRLAMMESLLAFFITAVSVSILEFRLFGNRVWLFVGGLLSGMAILIKGPVFQVYSGVILASYSVIRIFLISEKGRWSGKRRIGKELLNHIVFHSSSLIVPGIWVGALLFYSELGKEFLKVFLFTENFGKFSAATVNQPEWIIPGGLLLYSFPFCIILAAAFFSKLLYKVRNTAELVGSSFLWSTTAILLIHLSPNRKDFYYLLPMIPLAFLGLGLFSIRKKGVEFSRSLLWNFFFSLGFSIILLVGMGLFDMIMEDPFWQEALFFVFLLGMIWFFRRSFTREGVPSIVVANLLMGLGLLSYIQFSILPKLSLYEVPQEGPLRLAKQICIVSENPWTALNFKNDLIGADIVHSVPGAERNCADGTRFLVVYQKGFIIPPGYSHVQTQEVWKRDISSVQELIGPSKGKEQIYIFGPNRRIDSKSESR, encoded by the coding sequence TTGTTCCTCTCAGGAAAAGATTCATTTTATTTCTCTCTGTTAGTAATATTAAACATTATCTTGCTTTTGCCCGGTTCGGGCGGGAATGCATTGCTTACTCAGGGAGATGAGTCCATGCATATCGCTACAATAAGGGAGAGCTTGGCGTCTTCTTCTTATCTTTTTCCGAAATTTGAAGGCATCTTGAACTTATACAAGCCTCCCGCACTGTTCTGGGTGGGAATGGCTTCCGACGCCTTACTCGGAGTAGGTTATTTCTCGGAAAGATTCCCGTCCTTTTTGCTTTTCTGCGGAACTTCCGTTTTGATCTATATCGGACTTCGTAGAGCAAAGGGGAGTGTGAGGAGTTCCTTCTCCGTAGCTCTAGCATACACGTTAACCCTTGGAGTTTTCAAATTTTCCAGATTGGCGATGATGGAATCCTTATTGGCCTTCTTTATCACGGCAGTTTCCGTATCGATTCTGGAATTTAGATTATTCGGGAATCGTGTTTGGCTATTTGTAGGTGGATTACTCTCCGGAATGGCGATTTTAATTAAAGGACCGGTTTTTCAGGTCTATAGCGGAGTCATTTTAGCTTCTTATTCCGTGATCCGGATCTTCCTGATCTCAGAGAAAGGCAGATGGAGTGGGAAAAGAAGAATTGGGAAGGAACTCCTCAACCATATTGTATTCCATTCTTCTTCTCTGATCGTTCCTGGAATTTGGGTCGGTGCACTTCTTTTCTATTCCGAATTGGGTAAGGAGTTCCTGAAGGTCTTCCTTTTCACAGAAAACTTCGGAAAATTCTCCGCAGCCACTGTGAATCAGCCAGAATGGATCATTCCTGGCGGATTACTTCTCTACAGTTTTCCATTTTGTATTATCTTGGCTGCCGCTTTCTTCTCCAAACTTTTATACAAGGTTAGAAATACTGCGGAATTGGTGGGGAGTTCCTTCTTATGGTCGACTACCGCTATCTTACTCATCCATCTTTCCCCAAATCGGAAGGATTTTTATTACCTTCTACCAATGATCCCCCTCGCATTCTTGGGACTGGGATTGTTCTCTATTCGGAAAAAAGGGGTCGAATTTAGTCGGTCCCTTCTCTGGAATTTCTTCTTTAGTTTAGGATTTTCTATTATTCTTTTAGTGGGAATGGGCCTTTTCGATATGATCATGGAAGATCCTTTCTGGCAGGAAGCTCTATTCTTCGTCTTTCTTTTGGGAATGATCTGGTTTTTTAGAAGAAGTTTTACTCGAGAAGGAGTTCCTTCCATCGTAGTTGCGAATTTGCTTATGGGTTTGGGGCTTCTCTCTTATATACAATTCTCGATTTTACCTAAATTGAGTCTGTACGAAGTTCCGCAAGAAGGTCCATTACGTCTTGCAAAGCAGATCTGTATCGTCTCTGAGAATCCCTGGACAGCCTTAAATTTTAAAAACGATCTGATCGGGGCAGATATCGTGCATTCAGTACCAGGTGCGGAAAGGAACTGTGCCGATGGTACAAGATTCTTGGTTGTTTACCAAAAAGGCTTCATAATTCCACCGGGATATAGTCATGTGCAGACGCAAGAGGTATGGAAAAGGGATATATCATCTGTGCAGGAACTGATCGGACCTTCCAAGGGTAAAGAGCAGATCTATATTTTTGGGCCGAACCGTAGAATAGATTCCAAATCGGAGAGTCGATGA
- a CDS encoding Cys-rich protein codes for MKQISFRKFFPYLPIFLLGLAVGTFIAFKYSRSSVSHSNLDWEGKEICLDYCDNLAKCTKKELPQSSEDQLYKIENSCLRGCRKHFDKMQVCLQPEKMASCSELTACLFGELKKYY; via the coding sequence ATGAAACAGATTTCTTTTAGAAAATTTTTTCCTTATCTACCTATTTTCTTATTAGGTCTTGCGGTAGGGACATTTATTGCATTCAAATATTCCAGAAGTTCAGTAAGCCATTCGAATCTGGATTGGGAAGGAAAAGAGATCTGTTTAGATTATTGCGACAATCTTGCAAAATGCACGAAGAAGGAACTCCCTCAGAGTTCCGAAGATCAACTCTATAAGATCGAGAATTCTTGCTTACGTGGATGTAGAAAGCATTTCGACAAAATGCAAGTCTGTTTGCAGCCGGAGAAAATGGCCTCATGCTCTGAACTTACGGCCTGCTTATTCGGGGAATTAAAGAAATATTATTAA
- a CDS encoding lytic transglycosylase domain-containing protein produces the protein MKLSDLESYQRIRARMEEIEGITERFQPKKQEGDPTKKPAESGFADTLDAKFKELSGMDADPGQKDLAQIIQKEAAKNHLDPNLVKSVIRAESGFRSSAVSPKGAMGLMQLMPGTAEALGVEDPFDPEDNIAGGTRFLADMVKKFGDTNLALAAYNAGPGAVQKYDGVPPYRETKDYIKKVNRYWKGEK, from the coding sequence ATGAAACTCTCCGATTTAGAGTCATATCAGCGAATTCGAGCCAGGATGGAGGAGATTGAAGGGATCACCGAGAGATTTCAGCCGAAGAAGCAGGAAGGAGATCCTACAAAAAAACCAGCCGAGTCCGGATTTGCCGATACGCTGGACGCCAAATTCAAAGAGCTTTCTGGAATGGATGCAGATCCCGGACAGAAGGATCTGGCCCAAATCATCCAAAAGGAAGCCGCTAAAAACCATTTAGACCCGAACCTTGTAAAATCGGTGATCCGGGCCGAATCTGGCTTTCGATCTTCCGCCGTTTCTCCGAAGGGAGCAATGGGCCTGATGCAGTTGATGCCAGGAACCGCCGAGGCCTTAGGAGTGGAAGATCCGTTTGACCCTGAAGACAATATCGCCGGCGGAACAAGATTTCTGGCAGATATGGTGAAGAAATTTGGAGATACGAATCTCGCCCTGGCCGCCTACAACGCGGGCCCAGGAGCCGTTCAAAAATACGACGGGGTCCCTCCTTACAGAGAGACCAAAGATTATATTAAGAAAGTGAATCGTTATTGGAAGGGCGAAAAGTAG